Proteins co-encoded in one Spirosoma endbachense genomic window:
- a CDS encoding thiazole synthase, with the protein MNKQPLTIADKTFTSRLFTGTGKFGSAQLMEDALLASGSELVTVALKRVDTQNCQDDMLIHVTHPRLNLLPNTSGVRTAKEAVFAAQMAREALETNWLKLEIHPDPKYLLPDPIETLKAAEELVRLGFVVLPYCHADPVLCKRLEAVGVAAVMPLGAPIGTNKGLRTIDFLEIIIDQSQIPVVVDAGLGAPSHAAAAMELGADAVLVNTAIAVSEDPVRMAVAFKLAVEAGRMAFEARLARPALTAHASSPLTAFLDE; encoded by the coding sequence ATGAATAAACAACCGCTAACGATTGCCGATAAAACATTCACCTCCCGCCTGTTTACAGGAACGGGGAAATTCGGCTCGGCTCAACTGATGGAAGACGCCCTGCTGGCTTCGGGCTCGGAGTTGGTGACGGTCGCCCTGAAACGGGTCGATACCCAGAACTGCCAGGATGATATGCTGATTCATGTGACGCACCCTCGCCTGAATCTGTTGCCGAATACGTCTGGCGTCCGAACGGCGAAAGAGGCCGTTTTTGCCGCCCAGATGGCCCGCGAAGCACTGGAAACAAACTGGCTCAAGCTGGAAATTCACCCCGACCCAAAGTACCTTCTCCCCGACCCTATCGAAACCCTCAAGGCCGCCGAAGAACTGGTCAGACTGGGGTTTGTGGTGTTGCCGTACTGTCATGCCGACCCGGTTTTGTGCAAGCGGCTGGAAGCCGTCGGCGTAGCAGCTGTTATGCCTTTAGGAGCACCCATTGGCACCAACAAGGGCTTACGGACGATCGATTTTCTGGAAATCATTATCGATCAAAGCCAGATTCCGGTTGTGGTCGATGCGGGATTGGGCGCGCCATCGCACGCAGCCGCAGCGATGGAACTGGGCGCGGATGCGGTGCTGGTCAATACAGCCATTGCGGTTTCTGAGGACCCCGTTCGGATGGCCGTAGCCTTTAAACTGGCGGTTGAAGCAGGCCGGATGGCCTTTGAAGCCCGGCTTGCCCGCCCCGCCCTGACCGCTCATGCGAGTAGCCCCTTAACTGCTTTTCTGGACGAATGA
- the thiH gene encoding 2-iminoacetate synthase ThiH yields MTRSKNWFDAHDWDRVQRDIYTTTARQVEQALGNSRRSLDDLKALLSPAAQAYLEPMAQLSHQLTQKRFGKTIQLYAPLYLSNECQNICTYCAFSLDNKIRRKTLTDSEITQEAQALKQFGYDHILLVTGEANQTVGLPYLKNAIRLLQPYFAHISMEVQPLDQPDYEELIAEGLHTVLVYQETYHRDTYRNHHPKGKKSNFQYRLDTPDRLGKAGVHKIGLGALLGLEDWRTDSFFTGAHLHYLERTYWQTRYSLSFPRLRPIDLMQNDTITSRSFERCMTDRDLVQLICAYRLVNEEVELSLSTRETPRFRDHVLKLGITSLSAGSKTNPGGYSVEPESLEQFTISDERSPADMVDVIRRQGYEPVWKDWDKLLTSR; encoded by the coding sequence ATGACGAGATCCAAAAACTGGTTCGACGCGCACGACTGGGATCGTGTCCAGCGCGACATTTACACCACGACTGCGCGACAGGTGGAACAGGCGCTGGGAAACTCCCGGCGGTCGCTTGACGATTTAAAAGCATTGCTATCACCAGCAGCCCAGGCTTATCTGGAACCGATGGCCCAGCTCAGCCATCAGCTGACACAGAAACGATTCGGCAAAACGATTCAGTTGTATGCTCCGCTTTACCTCTCGAACGAGTGCCAGAACATTTGTACGTACTGCGCCTTTAGCCTGGATAACAAAATTCGACGTAAAACACTGACTGATAGCGAAATAACCCAGGAAGCGCAGGCATTAAAGCAATTCGGATACGACCATATCCTGCTGGTTACCGGTGAAGCCAATCAGACCGTCGGGCTGCCATACCTGAAAAACGCGATTCGCCTGCTGCAACCCTACTTCGCCCATATTTCGATGGAAGTACAACCACTCGACCAGCCGGATTATGAAGAGTTGATAGCCGAAGGGCTACATACGGTGCTGGTTTATCAGGAAACCTACCACCGCGATACGTACAGAAATCATCATCCGAAAGGGAAAAAATCAAATTTTCAGTACCGGCTCGATACCCCCGACCGGCTGGGGAAAGCGGGTGTGCATAAAATTGGGCTGGGCGCTTTACTTGGCCTGGAGGACTGGCGAACCGATAGTTTTTTTACGGGGGCTCACCTGCATTATCTCGAACGCACTTACTGGCAAACCCGGTATAGCCTCTCATTTCCGCGCCTTCGCCCCATCGACCTGATGCAAAACGACACCATTACGTCCAGATCATTCGAGCGGTGCATGACCGACCGCGATCTGGTTCAATTGATCTGTGCGTACCGGCTCGTTAACGAAGAGGTTGAGCTGTCGCTGTCGACCCGCGAAACGCCCCGCTTCCGCGATCATGTGCTAAAACTGGGTATCACCAGCTTAAGCGCAGGGTCAAAGACAAATCCGGGCGGGTATTCCGTCGAGCCGGAATCGCTCGAACAGTTTACGATTTCCGATGAGCGTAGCCCGGCCGACATGGTCGATGTGATTCGACGGCAGGGCTATGAACCCGTTTGGAAAGACTGGGACAAACTATTGACAAGCCGATGA
- the moeB gene encoding molybdopterin-synthase adenylyltransferase MoeB, which yields MTDQELNRYNRHIRLPEIGLAGQNSLRQARVVVVGAGGLGCPVGQYLTAAGVGTLGLIDGDMVEESNLQRQVLFSPEHIGQPKAEVAAALLARQNPYIRVVAHPVFLDAANALSILEDYDIIVDGSDNFSTRYLVNDACVLLNKPLIFGSIYKFEGQVSVFNHKEGPTYRCLYPEPSELEACADVGVLGVLPGLMGCLMTNEVIKLITGIGDLLSGKLLIVNALTLSFETFSFTTNPLNKAIRTLPKPAPVCADTLPQLTAAALMDWLERVDKPLLLDVREPHEYERENLGGTLLPVSALLQHPERVPTDRPVVIHCQSGGRSQKAVAFLQQLGFRNVYNLTGGLNAFSQLSLRRQTGNPQTTG from the coding sequence ATGACTGATCAGGAGTTAAACCGCTATAACCGTCATATCCGATTACCTGAAATCGGGCTGGCTGGCCAGAATAGCCTCAGGCAGGCCCGTGTTGTCGTTGTTGGCGCCGGTGGCCTGGGCTGCCCGGTAGGTCAGTATCTAACGGCGGCCGGAGTTGGTACGCTGGGCCTAATCGATGGCGATATGGTCGAAGAAAGCAACCTGCAACGGCAAGTGCTTTTTTCGCCGGAACACATCGGCCAGCCCAAAGCCGAGGTCGCAGCAGCACTTCTTGCCCGACAAAATCCATACATCCGGGTGGTAGCCCATCCGGTTTTCCTGGATGCAGCCAATGCCTTATCGATTTTGGAAGACTATGATATTATTGTCGATGGCTCGGATAATTTTTCGACCCGTTATCTGGTCAATGACGCCTGTGTGTTGCTCAATAAGCCCCTGATTTTCGGTTCTATTTACAAATTCGAGGGTCAGGTTAGCGTATTTAATCACAAAGAAGGACCAACCTATCGCTGTCTGTATCCTGAACCCAGCGAGCTGGAAGCCTGCGCCGACGTTGGTGTACTGGGTGTTCTGCCGGGCTTAATGGGTTGCCTGATGACCAACGAAGTGATTAAACTCATCACGGGCATTGGCGACCTGCTTAGTGGCAAATTATTGATAGTCAATGCGCTGACCCTCTCCTTCGAGACGTTCTCGTTTACTACCAATCCGCTCAATAAAGCCATTCGCACCCTGCCGAAGCCGGCTCCTGTCTGTGCCGATACCCTTCCCCAACTAACGGCAGCAGCACTAATGGACTGGCTCGAACGAGTGGATAAGCCTCTACTGCTTGATGTTCGGGAACCGCATGAATACGAACGGGAAAATCTGGGGGGGACACTGCTCCCGGTATCGGCCTTGCTACAACATCCCGAACGTGTGCCCACCGACCGACCCGTTGTCATTCATTGCCAATCGGGAGGAAGGAGCCAAAAAGCCGTTGCGTTTCTCCAGCAACTGGGTTTTCGGAATGTGTATAATCTGACGGGTGGACTAAATGCGTTTAGTCAGCTAAGCCTGCGTCGCCAGACCGGCAACCCACAAACCACTGGTTAA
- a CDS encoding thiamine phosphate synthase: protein MSSKPFLLIGITDDSPQSQHIPTLTGLFDKGLDFLYWRTFPFAEAMNSLFPAVWQSAVLLAGDNAPAVPAPFRWHLKESNRQFFQSDEYSTQAQRQQPFSTSIHNLQEWPLLAGQVELVFYSPIFPSISKPGYGPSASLDTVAQQLKTIREESDNLPLLIGLGGIDENNVALVKQAGFDGAALMGALWQRTDPIAGFECIQTALLF, encoded by the coding sequence ATGTCTTCCAAACCCTTCCTGCTCATCGGTATAACCGACGATAGTCCTCAAAGCCAGCACATCCCAACACTTACGGGTCTGTTTGACAAAGGCCTTGACTTTTTATACTGGCGAACGTTTCCGTTTGCCGAAGCCATGAATTCCTTATTTCCGGCTGTCTGGCAGTCTGCGGTCTTACTCGCGGGCGATAACGCTCCTGCTGTTCCTGCGCCGTTTCGCTGGCATCTGAAAGAATCGAATCGGCAGTTTTTTCAGTCAGACGAATACAGTACACAGGCACAGCGGCAGCAGCCCTTTTCAACTAGTATTCATAACCTGCAGGAATGGCCGTTGCTGGCCGGACAGGTAGAACTGGTCTTTTATAGTCCCATTTTCCCCAGCATCAGCAAGCCCGGCTATGGGCCATCAGCCAGTCTGGACACGGTAGCTCAACAGCTAAAAACAATTCGGGAGGAATCCGACAACCTGCCGCTGTTAATCGGTCTGGGCGGGATTGATGAAAACAACGTGGCCCTGGTAAAACAGGCCGGATTCGACGGTGCCGCCCTGATGGGGGCCTTGTGGCAGCGTACCGATCCGATCGCTGGATTCGAATGCATCCAGACCGCACTGCTTTTCTAA
- a CDS encoding DUF6252 family protein, with amino-acid sequence MKTLRVVAILAISSIFGLTSCSKKGDDVVPASTQTTPTTSTTPSTTTTPGQSTTQTTSGFSTKVDGKDFIPDLVYAKVVAPGNDGYYAIYGLDSKTSDVVMIALPYSALVGTHKLSYVNFGVLSLGNGSDSFSTRVQPGDGTVTITKMTTTDVEGTFSFTAYSDKGVKRTITEGKFNVPFK; translated from the coding sequence ATGAAAACTTTACGCGTAGTAGCAATCCTGGCCATCTCTAGTATCTTCGGTTTAACTTCATGCAGCAAAAAGGGTGACGATGTAGTGCCTGCTTCAACGCAAACCACCCCGACAACATCGACCACTCCCTCAACCACCACTACACCAGGCCAGTCGACTACTCAAACCACATCGGGTTTCTCTACGAAAGTCGACGGCAAGGATTTTATTCCTGACCTGGTTTATGCCAAAGTAGTTGCCCCCGGCAACGATGGTTACTACGCAATCTATGGCCTCGACAGCAAAACCAGCGATGTGGTTATGATTGCCCTGCCCTATTCGGCCCTGGTCGGCACCCATAAATTAAGCTACGTAAATTTCGGTGTGCTTTCTCTGGGCAATGGCTCGGATTCATTCTCGACTCGGGTGCAACCCGGTGATGGCACCGTTACGATAACCAAAATGACCACGACTGACGTTGAAGGCACATTCTCCTTTACAGCCTATAGTGACAAAGGCGTAAAGCGTACAATTACCGAAGGCAAGTTCAATGTGCCATTCAAATAA
- the dnaK gene encoding molecular chaperone DnaK, giving the protein MSDYTQPTKETKPVMGKIIGIDLGTTNSCVAVMEGNEPVVIPNSEGARTTPSVVAFMDNGNGERKVGAPAKRQAITNPKNTISSIKRFMGKRYAEVTNEIKNVAYDVENGPNATPRVRIGDRLYTPQEISALILQKMKQTAEDYLGQTVTEAVITVPAYFNDAERQATKEAGQIAGLDVKRIINEPTAAALAYGLDKTNHDQKIAVFDLGGGTFDISILELGDGVFEVKSTDGDTHLGGDDFDQVIIDWLADEFKKDEAIDLRLDPMALQRLKEAAEKAKVELSSSNSTEINLPYIMPVNGIPKHLVRTLSRAKFEQLADSLIQRSLEPCRRALKNASLSASQIDEVILVGGSTRIPKVQEEVEKLFGRKPSKAVNPDEAVAIGAAIQGGVLTGEVKDVLLLDVIPLSLGIETMGGVFTKMVDANTTIPSKKVEVYSTASDNQPSVEINVLQGERPMAAQNRQLGRFILSDIPPAPRGVPQIEVTFDVDANGILHVTAKDKGTGKEQKIRIEASSGLTDAEINRMREEAKANEAADKLERETIEKVNQADSMVFQTEKQLKEYGDKLTPPNKTAIEEALAQLRTAHGSRDLAAIDAALEKLNAAWSTASTDLYNATNGAGGPTDGAGFDGGNANPGNQGQPTGDNVSDVPYEEVK; this is encoded by the coding sequence CTGTCAGATTATACACAGCCAACTAAAGAAACTAAACCAGTTATGGGAAAGATTATTGGTATTGACTTAGGCACCACAAACTCGTGTGTGGCCGTGATGGAAGGCAACGAGCCGGTCGTGATCCCGAATTCAGAAGGAGCACGCACGACACCGTCAGTCGTCGCGTTTATGGACAACGGCAACGGCGAGCGGAAAGTCGGCGCACCGGCCAAACGCCAGGCCATCACCAACCCGAAGAATACGATTTCCTCGATTAAGCGTTTCATGGGTAAACGCTATGCTGAGGTAACCAACGAAATTAAAAACGTCGCCTATGACGTTGAAAACGGCCCCAACGCAACACCACGTGTCCGCATTGGCGATCGTCTATATACACCACAGGAAATTTCGGCACTGATCCTTCAGAAAATGAAGCAGACTGCCGAAGATTACCTTGGTCAAACGGTGACTGAAGCCGTTATCACGGTACCAGCTTACTTTAACGATGCCGAACGTCAGGCCACTAAAGAAGCTGGTCAGATCGCCGGTCTCGATGTTAAACGGATCATCAATGAACCGACTGCGGCTGCACTGGCCTACGGTCTGGACAAAACGAATCACGATCAGAAAATCGCCGTATTTGACCTGGGTGGTGGTACGTTCGATATCTCGATCCTCGAACTCGGCGATGGTGTATTTGAAGTGAAATCGACCGATGGTGATACCCACCTCGGTGGTGATGACTTCGATCAGGTTATCATCGACTGGCTCGCTGATGAGTTTAAGAAAGACGAAGCGATCGATCTGCGTCTGGACCCAATGGCCCTGCAACGCCTGAAAGAAGCCGCTGAAAAAGCAAAAGTTGAACTGTCGAGTTCGAATTCGACCGAAATCAACCTGCCCTACATCATGCCGGTGAACGGTATTCCGAAACACCTGGTGCGAACATTGAGCCGGGCTAAATTTGAGCAATTAGCTGATTCGCTGATTCAGCGGAGCCTGGAACCTTGCCGTCGCGCACTGAAAAATGCGTCGTTATCGGCTAGTCAGATTGACGAAGTCATTCTGGTGGGTGGTTCGACCCGGATTCCGAAAGTGCAGGAAGAAGTAGAAAAATTGTTTGGTCGCAAGCCATCGAAAGCCGTTAACCCCGACGAAGCCGTAGCCATTGGTGCTGCTATTCAGGGCGGTGTGTTGACCGGTGAAGTGAAAGACGTGTTGCTGCTCGACGTTATCCCGCTCTCGCTGGGTATCGAAACAATGGGCGGTGTATTTACCAAAATGGTCGATGCCAACACGACCATTCCGAGCAAGAAAGTAGAAGTTTACTCGACCGCTTCGGATAACCAGCCGAGCGTAGAGATCAACGTGTTACAGGGTGAGCGGCCAATGGCGGCTCAGAACCGTCAGTTAGGCCGGTTTATCCTGTCCGATATTCCACCGGCACCGCGGGGCGTCCCTCAAATTGAAGTAACCTTCGATGTCGATGCGAATGGTATTCTACACGTAACGGCTAAAGATAAAGGTACGGGCAAAGAACAGAAAATCCGGATTGAAGCTTCGAGCGGTCTGACCGATGCTGAAATCAACCGGATGCGTGAAGAAGCCAAAGCCAATGAAGCCGCCGACAAACTGGAGCGCGAAACGATCGAGAAAGTCAATCAGGCCGATTCGATGGTGTTCCAAACCGAGAAACAACTGAAAGAGTACGGTGATAAGCTGACTCCACCGAATAAAACGGCTATTGAAGAAGCGCTTGCCCAACTCCGTACGGCGCACGGTTCCCGCGACTTAGCGGCTATCGATGCGGCTCTGGAGAAACTGAACGCAGCCTGGTCTACCGCTTCGACCGATCTCTACAACGCCACTAACGGCGCCGGAGGTCCAACGGACGGTGCTGGTTTCGACGGTGGAAACGCCAACCCTGGAAATCAGGGACAGCCAACCGGCGACAACGTTTCGGATGTTCCATATGAAGAAGTGAAGTAA
- a CDS encoding nuclease A inhibitor family protein, translated as MTNEDPKSSGQAPEKIKLNDRINRMLTDLLYPSESDEPIEFVQCYLNQQEPLTVSQMKDWQMLPPGVYVEEVPENDFWEPVVTEQDWYEGEEKARTEKFRQLKQLLETELTGRQVFHAGETEIDVFLLGRQADGERVGIKTKLVQT; from the coding sequence ATGACGAACGAAGACCCCAAAAGTAGCGGTCAGGCACCCGAAAAAATAAAATTAAACGATAGAATTAATAGGATGCTAACCGATTTGCTCTATCCCAGCGAATCAGACGAGCCCATTGAGTTCGTCCAGTGTTATCTTAACCAGCAGGAACCCCTAACTGTTAGTCAGATGAAGGACTGGCAGATGCTGCCACCCGGTGTGTATGTGGAAGAAGTGCCCGAAAATGACTTTTGGGAACCGGTCGTTACTGAACAGGACTGGTATGAAGGCGAAGAAAAAGCGCGGACTGAAAAATTCCGGCAATTGAAACAACTTCTGGAAACTGAGTTGACCGGGCGGCAGGTTTTTCACGCAGGAGAAACTGAAATTGATGTTTTTCTCCTTGGTCGGCAGGCGGATGGCGAACGGGTCGGCATCAAAAC